In one Ornithinimicrobium pratense genomic region, the following are encoded:
- the phnE gene encoding phosphonate ABC transporter, permease protein PhnE, translating to MSIGLRNDYATVTQPPARMRRPRWSTVAIVVFLLALAGHGLYRMNISFDRLLRGPSNLWNFFNSAFPPATERAPALASAMLETIEMAVIGTVIGIVLSVPAALLAAANTSPWPPVAVAMRFVLTTLRAIPDLVWALIFVMSVGIGPMAGILAIAVDVLGFAGRFFAERIEEVERGPIDALRSTGAGSLAVMAGAVLPASFASFTATSLYCLEKSIRGATVLGMVGAGGIGGELTTAFTVRAFDTALTIILMILVVVLLAERLSSTVRRRMLGADQLGRSI from the coding sequence ATGAGTATCGGCCTGCGCAACGACTATGCCACGGTGACCCAGCCGCCCGCGCGGATGCGACGGCCGCGGTGGTCCACCGTGGCCATCGTGGTGTTCCTGCTCGCGCTGGCCGGTCATGGCCTGTACCGGATGAACATCTCGTTCGACCGGCTTTTGCGAGGTCCGTCTAACCTGTGGAACTTCTTCAACAGCGCCTTCCCGCCGGCGACGGAGCGGGCGCCGGCCCTGGCTTCAGCAATGCTGGAGACCATCGAGATGGCGGTCATCGGCACGGTGATCGGGATCGTGCTGAGCGTCCCGGCGGCACTGCTGGCCGCCGCCAACACCAGCCCTTGGCCCCCGGTGGCGGTGGCCATGCGGTTCGTGCTGACCACTCTGCGTGCCATCCCGGACCTGGTGTGGGCGCTGATCTTCGTCATGTCGGTCGGGATCGGTCCGATGGCGGGGATCTTGGCCATCGCGGTGGACGTCCTCGGCTTCGCCGGTCGGTTCTTCGCGGAGCGGATCGAGGAGGTCGAGCGCGGTCCGATCGACGCGCTCCGCTCGACCGGCGCGGGGTCCCTGGCGGTGATGGCCGGCGCGGTGCTGCCGGCGTCCTTCGCGTCGTTCACCGCCACCAGCCTCTACTGCCTAGAGAAGTCCATCCGGGGTGCCACCGTGCTGGGCATGGTCGGCGCCGGCGGTATCGGCGGGGAGCTCACGACGGCGTTCACGGTCCGGGCCTTCGACACCGCGCTGACGATCATCCTGATGATCCTCGTGGTGGTGCTGCTGGCCGAGCGGCTCAGCAGCACGGTGCGTCGCCGCATGCTCGGCGCGGACCAGCTGGGGCGCTCCATCTGA
- the phnC gene encoding phosphonate ABC transporter ATP-binding protein — protein sequence MSPRHTPTGRVIEVSGLTKVFPNGTRALAGVDLTVEAGETVVLLGANGAGKSILQKSLTRLVEPTSGSVRVLGTEVTTASSGELRTLRRRVGIVFQRINLVRELSVLTNVIHGALGRAGTPRNWMAITARSQQRVEAMEALERVGLAGVADRRAEQLSGGHQQRVAIARMLMQRPEIILADEPVAALDPRAGRSVMDLLWQIAADEGMTLVCTLHQLQLARDYGQRVVALRDGTVAFDSVMSQVPDSWLRELYADEDDGDVPAFVEGLPS from the coding sequence GTGAGCCCTAGGCACACCCCGACCGGTCGTGTCATCGAGGTCTCTGGCCTGACGAAGGTCTTCCCCAACGGCACCCGCGCCCTGGCCGGCGTCGACCTCACCGTCGAGGCCGGAGAGACGGTAGTGCTCCTGGGCGCGAACGGGGCGGGAAAGTCAATTCTGCAGAAGTCGCTGACCAGGCTGGTCGAGCCCACCTCGGGTTCGGTCCGGGTCCTCGGTACCGAGGTGACGACCGCGTCCTCGGGTGAGCTGCGGACCCTGCGCAGGCGCGTCGGCATCGTCTTCCAGCGGATCAACCTGGTCCGCGAGCTCTCGGTGCTCACCAACGTCATCCACGGTGCACTCGGAAGGGCGGGCACCCCGCGGAATTGGATGGCCATCACCGCCCGCTCTCAGCAGCGGGTCGAGGCGATGGAGGCGCTGGAGCGCGTGGGTCTGGCGGGGGTTGCGGACCGGCGGGCCGAGCAGCTATCCGGCGGGCATCAGCAGCGGGTCGCCATCGCCCGGATGTTGATGCAGCGCCCGGAGATCATCCTGGCCGACGAGCCGGTCGCGGCGCTCGACCCCCGTGCCGGTCGCTCTGTGATGGACCTGCTGTGGCAGATCGCTGCGGATGAGGGGATGACCCTGGTCTGCACCCTGCACCAACTGCAGCTGGCGCGCGACTACGGGCAGCGGGTGGTGGCCTTGCGCGACGGCACGGTCGCCTTCGACTCCGTCATGTCGCAGGTGCCTGACTCCTGGCTGCGGGAGCTTTACGCGGACGAGGACGACGGCGACGTCCCGGCGTTCGTCGAGGGTCTGCCGTCATGA
- a CDS encoding PhnD/SsuA/transferrin family substrate-binding protein, with translation MRLNILSRQALAAAAAASLLTLAACGGEDDTTAEAAVGDDGAVCGTEPLRFSDTGVEGLEELRVEFEDFRVALEEATDLDVDFQPMSSRTAAATALEYDDLDVLLTGPTEYVVLKAEADAIPLVGVTRQEYRPAIYVRADSDAQSIEDLRGAQLITKEVGSTAGHLGPLEMVDAAGVDPNSNELDVVPLSGTHLAAFASGDGDALGSGIDDLGELEELMGEGNVRVLAEGNDLPNDLFVAREGLGQDCADYLRETLVENQDVLIEAIVSTGENDKYDRSEFVAASDSDYDPIRRAFVAAGFPEFTDLPDDDE, from the coding sequence ATGCGCTTGAACATCCTGTCCCGTCAGGCACTTGCCGCCGCAGCCGCCGCCTCGCTGTTGACTCTTGCGGCTTGCGGTGGTGAGGACGACACCACGGCCGAGGCTGCGGTGGGCGACGACGGAGCGGTCTGCGGCACCGAGCCGCTCCGCTTCTCGGACACCGGTGTGGAGGGCCTGGAGGAGCTGCGGGTGGAGTTCGAGGACTTCCGCGTGGCCCTCGAGGAGGCCACTGACCTCGACGTTGACTTCCAGCCGATGTCCTCGCGCACCGCGGCTGCCACCGCCCTGGAGTACGACGACCTGGACGTGCTGCTCACCGGCCCGACCGAGTACGTGGTGCTCAAGGCCGAGGCGGACGCCATCCCGTTGGTGGGTGTCACCCGTCAGGAGTACCGCCCGGCGATCTACGTCCGCGCGGACAGCGACGCCCAGTCAATCGAGGACCTGCGCGGCGCCCAGCTCATCACCAAGGAGGTCGGCTCGACCGCCGGTCACCTCGGCCCGCTCGAGATGGTGGACGCCGCCGGTGTCGACCCCAACTCCAACGAGCTGGATGTCGTGCCGCTGTCGGGCACCCACCTCGCCGCGTTCGCCTCCGGCGATGGTGACGCGCTCGGCTCTGGCATCGACGACCTGGGCGAGCTCGAGGAACTCATGGGCGAGGGGAATGTGCGTGTCCTCGCTGAGGGCAACGATCTGCCTAATGACCTCTTCGTCGCCCGGGAGGGCCTCGGCCAGGACTGCGCCGACTACCTGCGCGAGACGCTGGTCGAGAACCAGGACGTGCTGATCGAGGCGATCGTGAGCACCGGCGAGAACGACAAGTACGACCGCTCGGAGTTCGTCGCAGCCTCCGACTCCGACTACGACCCGATCCGCCGGGCGTTCGTCGCCGCCGGCTTCCCGGAGTTCACCGACCTCCCGGACGACGACGAGTGA
- a CDS encoding CNNM domain-containing protein has protein sequence MRDPLTVVLVTTALIVASAFFVIIEFALLGARRHRLELEAPTSRSARSALRGMNELTLMLAGAQLGITAATFALGAVTKPAMDAWLGPVLTSLGVPAWVAGGTSFALSLLFVTFLHLVVGEMAPKSWAIAHPERAAKLVSPAGRAFIWVVRPLLHGINALANRLVAASGVIPVDRAAVGGQDAATIRQLVEHSAQTGALETDFQRQINRVIDLERLTLGELVPPAQHPTAVGEGATVAQVQDAAARSGHLRILLAAHDGSAAGVVHVRDTLVYDRHHLVRRLARAPFVLGPATPVYEALARMRERGEQLAVVAEPDRTHGVVSISDIMRRVLPSQVLVDPAPGPADAT, from the coding sequence ATGAGGGACCCGCTGACCGTGGTCCTGGTGACGACCGCGCTGATCGTCGCGAGCGCCTTCTTCGTCATCATCGAGTTCGCGCTGCTGGGCGCGCGTCGACACCGCCTCGAGCTGGAGGCACCCACCTCTCGGTCGGCCCGGTCCGCGCTGCGCGGGATGAACGAGCTGACACTCATGCTCGCCGGCGCCCAGCTCGGCATCACCGCCGCCACCTTCGCCCTGGGCGCGGTCACCAAGCCGGCCATGGACGCCTGGCTCGGACCCGTCCTCACCAGCCTGGGAGTGCCAGCATGGGTGGCGGGCGGCACCTCGTTCGCGCTATCGCTCCTCTTCGTGACCTTCCTGCACCTGGTAGTGGGGGAGATGGCGCCCAAGTCGTGGGCGATCGCCCACCCCGAACGGGCCGCCAAGCTGGTCTCACCCGCCGGGCGAGCGTTCATCTGGGTGGTCCGACCGCTCCTCCATGGCATCAACGCCCTGGCGAACCGGCTGGTTGCCGCCAGCGGGGTCATCCCCGTGGACCGGGCCGCCGTCGGTGGCCAGGACGCCGCGACGATCCGCCAGCTGGTAGAGCACTCCGCGCAGACCGGGGCCCTGGAGACCGACTTCCAGCGGCAGATCAACCGGGTCATCGACCTGGAGCGGCTGACCCTGGGTGAGCTCGTGCCGCCGGCCCAGCACCCGACGGCGGTGGGTGAGGGCGCGACCGTGGCGCAGGTGCAGGACGCGGCGGCCCGTAGCGGGCACCTGCGCATCCTGCTGGCGGCGCACGACGGCAGCGCGGCCGGTGTGGTGCACGTGCGCGACACGCTCGTCTACGACAGGCATCACCTCGTCCGTCGGCTGGCCCGCGCCCCGTTCGTGCTGGGCCCGGCGACGCCGGTCTATGAGGCGCTGGCCAGGATGCGGGAACGGGGCGAGCAGCTGGCCGTGGTGGCCGAGCCCGACCGCACACACGGAGTTGTGAGCATCTCGGACATCATGCGCCGTGTGCTGCCCAGCCAGGTCCTCGTCGACCCGGCCCCTGGACCGGCCGACGCGACCTGA
- a CDS encoding hemolysin family protein has protein sequence MSEAVLLLLAGVAVILLIIAVNGYFVAQEFAYMSVDRNRLASRARDGDPAAERALKVTRRTSFMLSGAQLGITVTGLLVGYVAEPMVGSALGVLLGGAGVPESVSILVGTVGVLVVATVVQMLFGELYPKNLAIANAEPMALWMARSTLIYLTVFGWLIAFFDKSANLLLRAVRIEPIHDLDTSATADDLERIVADSRDSGDLPLELSMLLDRILDFPDQDVEHAMVPRGRVDTVPPDMSVADVRALMAQAHTRYPVIDAEGQPVGVVQLQDVLRLPADSDARVAMVMREPVILPTLMPLPAAVADLDESGEQLACIVDEYGGFAGVLTIEDLAEELLGEITDEHDTEVPEQIVGGEDDQWRMDGDVHVDEVERALGHRLPQGDFETIAGLLIAETGDLPEVGQVVTVELPQDPAELVADEPVLRSLAVEVLEVERHVPSEVRVRLLTRPADEAGPEPLDHNELTEEELR, from the coding sequence ATGAGCGAGGCTGTCCTGCTGCTGCTGGCGGGGGTGGCGGTGATCTTGCTGATCATCGCGGTGAACGGGTACTTCGTGGCCCAGGAGTTCGCCTACATGTCGGTCGACCGCAACCGCCTGGCCTCCCGCGCCCGTGACGGTGATCCGGCGGCGGAGCGGGCGCTGAAGGTCACGAGACGGACGTCCTTCATGCTCTCCGGAGCCCAGCTGGGCATCACCGTGACCGGCCTGCTCGTGGGGTATGTCGCTGAGCCAATGGTCGGATCCGCGCTCGGGGTGCTGCTGGGCGGGGCGGGCGTGCCGGAGTCGGTCAGCATCCTGGTCGGCACCGTGGGCGTGCTGGTGGTGGCGACCGTGGTGCAGATGCTCTTCGGCGAGCTCTACCCGAAGAACCTCGCGATCGCCAACGCCGAGCCGATGGCCTTGTGGATGGCCCGCTCCACCCTGATCTACCTGACCGTCTTCGGCTGGCTCATCGCCTTCTTCGACAAGTCGGCCAACCTGCTGCTGCGCGCGGTGCGGATCGAGCCCATCCACGACCTGGACACCAGCGCCACCGCGGACGACTTGGAGCGAATCGTCGCCGACTCCCGGGACAGCGGTGACCTGCCACTGGAGCTGTCCATGCTGCTGGACCGGATCCTCGACTTCCCCGACCAGGATGTCGAGCACGCCATGGTCCCGCGCGGACGGGTCGACACGGTCCCGCCGGACATGAGCGTGGCGGACGTGCGGGCGCTCATGGCGCAGGCTCACACGCGCTACCCGGTGATCGACGCCGAGGGCCAGCCCGTCGGGGTGGTGCAGCTCCAGGACGTCCTGCGCCTGCCGGCCGACTCCGACGCTCGGGTGGCCATGGTGATGCGCGAACCCGTCATCCTCCCCACGCTGATGCCCCTGCCGGCAGCGGTGGCCGACCTGGACGAGTCCGGTGAGCAGCTGGCTTGCATCGTGGACGAGTACGGCGGCTTCGCCGGTGTGTTGACCATCGAGGACCTGGCCGAGGAGCTGCTCGGGGAGATCACCGACGAGCACGACACGGAGGTGCCAGAGCAGATCGTGGGCGGAGAGGACGACCAGTGGCGCATGGACGGAGACGTTCATGTCGATGAGGTGGAGCGTGCCCTGGGGCACCGCCTGCCCCAGGGTGACTTCGAGACCATCGCGGGCCTGCTCATCGCCGAGACCGGCGATCTGCCGGAGGTCGGGCAGGTGGTGACCGTCGAGCTGCCTCAGGACCCGGCCGAGCTGGTGGCTGACGAGCCTGTGCTGCGCAGCCTGGCGGTGGAGGTGCTCGAGGTCGAGCGGCACGTCCCGAGCGAGGTCCGGGTCAGGCTGCTGACCCGGCCCGCCGACGAGGCCGGTCCGGAGCCCCTGGACCACAATGAACTGACCGAGGAGGAGCTGCGATGA